The nucleotide window TCGGTTGGAGTAGGTTCTCCTTTAAAACAGATTAGACAGTATAAGAAAAATATAGGTAGAACATTAATTGTTAAGACAAATACCCAAAATATTGAAGCAGAATTAGTTGAAGCTAATGATCTTTTTATAATTTTGTCTTGGAAAGCCAGAGAACCAAAGAAAATTGGTAAAGGAAAAGAGACGGTTCAGAAAGAACAGCAGATACTTTACTCAGATATTAAAGAAGCAATTGTTACAGTAACATTTTAATTAAAGAATTCGCATGGAAAATTTAGCATTAATCGATTCATTTTCAGAGTTTAAAGATGATAAACTTATTGATCGTGTAACGCTTATGGCAATTTTGGAAGATGTATTTAGAAATGCATTAAA belongs to Flavobacterium gilvum and includes:
- the rimP gene encoding ribosome assembly cofactor RimP, translating into MTFKEKVKQVVEEALLEKPSIFLIDLTISDSFKVVVGIDGDNGVVLQDCIDISRAVESNLDREEQDYSLEVASVGVGSPLKQIRQYKKNIGRTLIVKTNTQNIEAELVEANDLFIILSWKAREPKKIGKGKETVQKEQQILYSDIKEAIVTVTF